One Aphelocoma coerulescens isolate FSJ_1873_10779 chromosome 4A, UR_Acoe_1.0, whole genome shotgun sequence DNA window includes the following coding sequences:
- the LOC138110219 gene encoding serine/threonine-protein kinase pim-1-like, whose amino-acid sequence MPGRAMRPALPRRRAGLRPPRPRASRRGLASARLLAYWRWRCWAGISACLLGSTVSLWLRLARLRPRPRPRPRPRPRPRPRLLPGPAEDTDGAAAPAASAASSPVRALPLGSAAPAPEPPVSPSKEAASGDTRPGAVEERPAAVSGAGPSADSRVSPAGNAQQGLRERYVVGSLLGRGGFGSVFAATRLSDGAPVAIKRVPRNRIRHWGELPNGTSAPLEVVLLDKVSTGFPGVVQLLEWLALPNNVVLVMERPEHSQDLRHFIRARGFLSEEVARKLFRQVLEAVRHCTSCGVLHRDVKPENILVDLATGQAKLIDFGCGTYLQDTAYTRFAGTPAYSPPEWTHFGWYYGEAATVWSLGIVLHQMVCGRHPFPKGRNISWGQLSLPERLSQECKELIRGCLSLHSLDRPSLEDLSCDPWLQDIQRP is encoded by the exons atgccAGGCCGGGCCATGCGCCCGGCCCTCCCGCGGCGCCGGGCGGGGCtgcgccctccccgcccccgggcgtcccgccgcggtctcgcctccgcccggctcttgGCGTACTGGcggtggcgctgctgggcgggcatcagtgcctgcctcTTGGGCAGCACTGTCAGcctctggctccggctggcccgactccggccccggccccggccccggccccggccccggccccggccccggccccggctcctcccgggaccCGCCGAAGACACagacggcgcggccgctcccgccgcgtccGCCGCGTCTTCCCCGGTCCGAGCTCTTCCGCTCGGCagcgcggcccccgcccccgagccgccggtgtccCCTTCGAAAGAGGCAGCATCTGGGGatacccggcccggggcggttgaggagCGCCCGGCGGCCGTTTCTGgagccgggccgagcgctgacagcCGCGTCTCGCCGGCAGGGAatgcgcagcagggcctgagggAGCGCTACGTggtgggttcgctgctggggcgcggcggcttcggcagcgtcttcgcggcgacgcggctctcggacggcgccccg gtggccatcaaacgggtgccaCGGAACCGCATCcgtcattggggcgagctg cccaacGGCACCAGCGCACCACTCGaggtcgtgctgctggacaaggtgtccaccGGCTTCCCTGGTGTGGTGCAGCTCCTCGAGTGGCTCGcgctccccaacaacgtggtgctggtgatggagcGGCCGGAGCACTCTCAGGACCTGCGTCATTTCATTCGAGCGCGGGGCTTCCTGTCAGAGGAGGTGGCACGGAAGCTGTTCCGCCAggtcctggaggccgtgcggcactgcaccagctgcggggtccttcaCAGGGACGTGAAaccagagaacatcctggttgacctggccacCGGCCAGGCCAAATTGATTGACTTTGGCtgcggcacctacctgcaagacaCAGCCTACACCCGCTTTGCAG GAACACCAGCGTACAGCCCCCCAGAATGGACCCATTTTGGCTGGTACTACGGCGAGGCAgctaccgtctggtccctgggcatcgtgctgcaccagatggtctgcgggcgGCACCCGTTCCCGAAGGGCCGGAACATCAGCTGGGGCCAGCTGTCGCTCCCAGAACGGCTCTCTCAAG AGTGCAAGGAATTGATCAGAGGGTGTCTGTCCCTGCACTCCTTGGacaggccctcattagaagacctgtcgtGTGATCCTTGGCTGCAGGATATTCAGCGTCCAtag